The Ammospiza caudacuta isolate bAmmCau1 chromosome 17, bAmmCau1.pri, whole genome shotgun sequence genome has a segment encoding these proteins:
- the TNRC6A gene encoding trinucleotide repeat-containing gene 6A protein: MRELEAKATKEVERKLSRAFLPHLCGTERRDLVQEEEEQLMEERKKRKEDKKKKEAAQKKAIEQKIKVPEQTKTSVSQPQPVTSNGTSPGTSTPNNAKRAPASSQQQPLPRYPPREVPPRFRHQEQKQLLKRGQQLPGIAANLGSTPKVFNGQPGGSTGTNNQPVTNGEVPNSSKKQPGMPPIRDLVSHSPNQSDLNHSGLGSHYENSHWGPVSSNSDSSTNWDKVIVDGSDKEAWPSITGSDPELTSECMDTDSASSSGSERNLVIMASGSAAGEGDGIRNGLGHGAQNKFVVGSNSNNVGNGSINGPWGLSHGSIISTCQVSVDAPDSKSESSNNRMNAWGTISSSSNGGLNPSTLNSNGNHGAWSVLENSGHALKGSVGSGSPGTSIQCSTIGQMANSQSINSKVGGSAHGSWGSLQESCDSEVNGTRNVSFSGQPQNLNTEMNGPNNTTNFMTSSLPNSAGSVQMNELPSTAGPGAWRVSTMNHSQIQASPVANGTSISHLSNGEAKTGGSYGTTWGAYGSSYSGDKCPGPNSQANGDTVNATLMQPGGSGPGSTNFQINGNKGGGVWEAGAVGSQNMPWGNGSGASAGGSRRGWGSPAQSTGTNIPNGEWSKLPGNQHSNEGLNGSSRKFTNGWKSTEEEEMSSQGSAASQMAEQSSTWAKTGTGDSEGSSESAGCHEDRAAAEGQNRERRKVDQHTLLQSIVNRTDLDPRVLSNSGWGQTPIKQNTAWDTETSPRGERKTDNGTEAWGGSVTQTSSSGGCVDRPSPNNNDTSSVSGWGDPKSATRWGDSKGSNSQGGWEEDSAATVMVKSNQSWGSGKEEKSSWNDTPKMKQGWGDGQKASQGWAVSAGDSWGENSRSNHWGEAKKSSSGGSNSDRSVSGWNEPGKSNSVTWGGNNATPSNSSGWDEPAKSNQSQGWGDPPKSSQPQVWGDSSKPASSPEWNKQDVGSWGAPSATNKPPGSGWLGGPMPAPAKEEEPTGWEEPSPESIRRKMEIDDGTSAWGDPSKYNYKNVNMWNKNVPNSSSSSDQQAQVHPQLLSSSAMSSKESSSGSGWGEPPAPATTVDNGTAAWGKPMDTGTSWGEPVSDAGGTSGWGNTALGQQPPSKPGPKSMQDSWCGDDMPLSGSRQTSWEEEEDVEIGMWNSGSSQEANPSLNWPPYMKKMPTKGIMKGGNKQDETWINPFIKQFTNLSFSRESPEETIQSNKMDMSGGLLQDKRMEMDKHGLGVGDYNRAVGKGPGSRPQIPKESSMDRGPYFDKNGNPSVFGVGNIAAQPRSMQQPPAQPLNSSQPNPRAQVPPPLLSPQVPVSLLKYAPNSGGLSPLFGPQQVAMLNQLSQLNQLSQISQLQRLLAQQQKAQPQRSVPSGGRQQQEQQGRSLSMQQQMMQQSRQLDPNLLMKQQTPPSQQQSLHQPSMKSFLENVMPHTTPELQKGPSPINAFSSFPIGMNSNLNVNLDMSSIKEPQSRLRKWTTVDSISMNTSLDQNSSKHGAISSGFRLEDSPFVPYDFLNSSNSPASPPGSIGDGWPRAKSPNGSSSVNWPPEFRPGEPWKGYPNIDPETDPYVTPGSVINNLSINTVREVDHLRDRNSGSSSSLNTTLPSTSAWSSIRASNYNVSLSSTAQSTSVARNSDSKSTWSPGSVTNTSLAHELWKVPLPPKSITAPSRPPPGLTGQKPPLSTWDNSLRLGGGWGNSDARYTPGSSWGESSSGRITNWLVLKNLTPQIDGSTLRTLCMQHGPLITFHLNLPHGNALVRYSSKEEVVKAQKSLHMCVLGNTTILAEFASEEEISRFFAQGQSLTPSPGWQSLGSSQSRLGSIDGSHSFSNRNDLNHWNGAGLSGTSSGDLHGTSLWGSPNYSTSLWGAPSSNDTRGISSPSPINAFLSVDHLGGGGESM, encoded by the exons gcATGCCTCCCATTCGGGACTTGGTGAGCCACTCCCCTAACCAGTCAG ATCTGAACCACAGTGGTCTAGGATCCCATTATGAAAATTCTCACTGGGGACCAGTCTCTTCAAATAGCGACTCCAGCACAAACTGGGATAAAGTTATCGTAGACGGCTCTGACAAAGAAGCATGGCCATCAATCACTGGCAGTGACCCAGAGCTGACTTCAGAATGTATGGACACTGactctgcctccagctctgggtcGGAGCGCAACCTCGTGATCATGGCTTCAGGGAGCGCGGCAGGAGAGGGCGACGGCATTCGCAACGGCCTCGGCCACGGGGCGCAGAATAAGTTTGTGGTTGGTAGCAACAGCAATAATGTGGGCAATGGAAGTATTAATGGGCCCTGGGGGTTATCCCACGGGTCCATAATAAGCACATGTCAAGTTTCTGTGGATGCTCCTGACAGCAAATCTGAAAGTAGCAACAATAGAATGAATGCTTGGGGCACCATAAGCTCTTCATCAAATGGAGGGTTAAATCCAAGCACTTTGAATTCAAATGGCAACCATGGTGCCTGGTCCGTGTTGGAGAACAGTGGACATGCCCTGAAAGGGTCCGTGGGGAGTGGGAGTCCTGGCACAAGCATTCAGTGCAGTACCATAGGTCAGATGGCCAACAGCCAGAGTATTAACTCGAAAGTGGGTGGCTCGGCCCACGGTTCCTGGGGAAGCCTTCAGGAAAGTTGTGATTCTGAAGTAAATGGTACAAGGAATGTTTCATTCAGTGGACAACCTCAAAACCTTAACACTGAAATGAATGGACCAAATAACACTACTAACTTTATGACCTCTAGTTTACCAAACTCTGCTGGTTCGGTGCAGATGAACgagctgcccagcactgcagggcccGGGGCCTGGCGCGTGAGCACAATGAATCATTCTCAGATTCAGGCCTCTCCAGTGGCAAACGGCACTTCCATCTCTCACCTGAGCAACGGTGAGGCCAAAACTGGCGGCTCTTACGGTACTACCTGGGGTGCCTATGGTTCTAGTTACTCTGGAGACAAATGTCCAGGCCCAAACAGCCAAGCTAATGGTGACACTGTGAATGCAACTCTAATGCAGCCGGGCGGCAGCGGGCCCGGCAGCACTAACTTTCAAATCAACGGGAATAAAGGCGGAGGGGTGTGGGAGGCAGGGGCAGTCGGCTCCCAGAACATGCCCTGGGGAAACGGGAGCGGTGCGAGCGCCGGCGGGAGCAGAAgaggatggggcagccctgcacagagcactgGCACCAACATCCCCAACGGGGAGTGGAGCAAACTGCCCGGCAATCAGCATTCCAACGAGGGCCTCaatggaagcagcaggaagttTACAAACGGATGGAAGTCtactgaggaggaggagatgagcAGCCAGGGTTCTGCTGCCTCCCAGatggctgagcagagcagcacgTGGGCCAAAACAGGTACGGGGGACAGCGAGGGCAGCTCGGAGAGCGCCGGCTGCCACGAGGACAGAGCGGCTGCCGAGGGCCAGAACCGAGAGAGGAGGAAAGTCGACCAGCACACGTTACTCCAAAGCATAGTGAACAGAACTGACCTAGATCCGCGCGTCCTTTCCAACTCCGGGTGGGGACAGACTCCAATCAAACAGAACACTGCCTGGGACACCGAAACGTCACCGAGGGGTGAAAGGAAAACTGACAATGGGACAGAGGCCTGGGGGGGCTCTGTGACACAGACTTCCAGCTCAGGGGGGTGTGTGGATAGACCTAGCCCTAATAATAACGATACCTCATCTGTATCGGGGTGGGGAGATCCAAAGTCTGCTACAAGGTGGGGAGACTCCAAAGGGTCAAACAGCCAAGGGGGGTGGGAAGAAGATTCTGCTGCTACAGTAATGGTCAAGAGCAATCAATCGTGGGGAAGTGGCAAAGAAGAAAAGTCATCCTGGAATGACACACCGAAGATgaagcagggatggggagacgGACAGAAGGCCAGCCAGGGTTGGGCAGTGTCTGCTGGTGATAGCTGGGGTGAAAACTCCAGAAGTAACCACTGGGGTGAGGCAAAGAAATCCAGTTCTGGAGGCAGCAACAGCGACAGGTCGGTGTCTGGTTGGAATGAGCCAGGTAAATCAAATTCTGTTACTTGGGGAGGCAACAATGCGACCCCAAGCAACTCTTCAGGATGGGATGAGCCTGCGAAGTCTaatcagagccagggctggggagaccCTCCGAAATCCAGTCAGCCTCAAGTCTGGGGGGACTCGTCAAAGCCAGCCAGCTCTCCTGAGTGGAACAAGCAGGATGTTGGCTCTTGGGGAGCCCCGTCTGCCACCAACAAGCCCCCGGGGTCCGGCTGGCTGGGGGGGCCCATGCCAGCCCCAGCCAAGGAGGAGGAGCCCACGGGCTGGGAGGAGCCGTCCCCCGAATCCATTCGCCGCAAGATGGAGATTGATGATGGAACCTCTGCTTGGGGTGATCCCAGCAAGTACAACTACAAAAATGTGAACATGTGGAATAAAAATGTCCCTAACAGTAGCAGCAGTTCAGACCAGCAAGCACAGGTACACCCGCAACTACTGTCTTCAAGTGCCATGTCTAGCAAGGAGAGCAGCTCGGGTTCTG GTTGGGGagagcctcctgctccagccaccACTGTGGATAACGGGACAGCAGCGTGGGGCAAGCCCATGGACACTGGTACGAGCTGGGGAGAGCCTGTCAGCGATGCAGGAGGCACCTCTGGCTGGGgaaacactgccctggggcagcagcctcCAAGCAAGCCTG GGCCTAAATCTATGCAAGATAGTTGGTGTGGAGATGACATGCCATTGAGTGGCAGTCGTCAGACcagctgggaggaagaggaggatgtgGAGATTGGAATGTGGAACAGCGGTTCCTCACAAGAAGCTAACCCCTCGTTGAACTGGCCACCCTACATGAAGAAAATGCCCACaaag GGAATAATGAAAGGTGGAAATAAGCAAGATGAAACATGGATCAATCCATTCATTAAGCAATTCACAAATCTCAGTTTTTCA AGAGAATCACCAGAAGAAACCATACAGAGCAATAAGATGGACATGTCTGGAG ggttACTGCAGGACAAGAGGATGGAGATGGACAAGCACGGCCTGGGCGTGGGAGATTACAATCGTGCGGTTGGAAAAGGCCCCGGTTCTcgtccccaaattcccaaagaGTCTTCCATGGATCGCGGTCCTTACTTCGATAAG AATGGCAATCCCAGTGTGTTTGGTGTTGGGAATatagcagcacagcccaggagcatgcagcagcctccagcacaACCTCTTAATTCATCTCAGCCTAATCCACGTGCTCAAGTGCCTCCTCCATTACTATCCCCTCAG GTTCCAGTATCATTACTGAAGTATGCACCAAACAGCGGTGGCCTGAGCCCACTTTTTGGCCCACAACAGGTAGCCATGTTGAATCAACTGTCCCAGTTAAACCAGCTTTCTCAGATCTCCCAGTTACAG CGgctgctggctcagcagcagaaggcacagccccagaggagTGTGCCTTCAGGGGGtcggcagcagcaggagcagcag GGTCGATCTCTTAGTATGCAGCAACAGATGATGCAACAGTCCCGTCAGCTTGATCCAAACCTGTTAATGAAGCAGCAAACTCCACCCTCTCAACAGCAGTCACTCCATCAGCCCTCCATGAAATCCTTCCTCGAGAATGTCATGCCCCACACTACTCCTGAGCTGCAGAAAGGGCCCTCACCAATCAATGCATTCAGCAGCTTCCCTATAG GAATGAACTCAAACTTGAATGTAAACCTGGATATGAGCAGTATTAAAGAGCCACAGTCTCGGCTGAGGAAATGGACTACAGTCGACAGCATTTCTATGAACACATCCCTAGATCAGAACTCCAGCAAACATG gTGCTATTTCAAGTGGTTTTAGGCTGGAAGATTCTCCGTTTGTTCCTTACGACTTCCTGAACAGCAGTAACTCCCCAGCCAGTCCTCCCGGCTCCATTGGGGATGGCTGGCCCCGTGCCAAATCGCCTAATGGCTCTAGCAGTGTTAATTGGCCCCCAG AGTTTCGCCCTGGTGAGCCATGGAAAGGTTATCCAAACATCGACCCCGAAACTGACCCTTACGTCACTCCTGGCAGTGTCATAAACAATCTCTCAATTAATACTGTGCGGGAAGTTGACCACCTCAGGGACAGGAACAGTG GGTCATCCTCATCTTTGAACACCACGCTGCCTTCAACTAGTGCCTGGTCATCCATTCGTGCCTCCAACTACAATGTTTCCCTCAGCAGTACAGCACAAAGCACTTCAG TAGCCAGAAACAGTGATTCCAAATCAACGTGGTCTCCTGGATCAGTCACTAACACCTCTCTGGCTCATGAGCTGTGGAAGGTCCCTTTGCCACCTAAAAGCATCACTGCTCCGTCCCGGCCACCTCCAGGGCTGACAGGCCAGAAACCACCCCTGTCCACTTGGGACAACTCCCTTCGTCTGGGTGGAGGATGGGGAAATTCTGATGCCAGATACACCCCTG GTTCGAGCTGGggtgagagcagctcagggagaaTAACAAATTGGCTTGTTCTGAAAAACCTTACACCTCAG ATCGACGGCTCAACCCTGCGTACTCTGTGCATGCAGCACGGCCCACTAATAACATTCCACCTGAACCTCCCACATGGTAATGCTTTGGTCCGTTACAGTTCAAAAGAAGAGGTAGTGAAGGCACAAAAATCTCTGCACAT GTGTGTTTTAGGGAACACTACTATTCTTGCTGAGTTTGCCAGTGAAGAGGAGATTAGTCGCTTCTTTGCACAAGGCCAGTCCCTGACTCCGTCTCCTGGCTGGCAATCTCTGGGATCCAGCCAGAGCCGACTCGGATCCATCGATGGTTCCCATTCGTTCTCAAACCGTAATGATCTAAATCACTGGAATGGTGCTGGGCTGTCGGGAACTAGCAGTGGAGACCTTCATGGCACTTCACTTTGGGGGAGCCCCAACTATTCCACGAGCCTGTGGGGTGCCCCGAGCAGCAATGACACCAGGGGAATTAGCAGCCCGTCCCCCATCAACGCTTTCCTTTCCGTTGACCACCTGGGTGGAGGTGGAGAGTCCATGTAA
- the NDUFAB1 gene encoding acyl carrier protein, mitochondrial: protein MAARVLSSCARRLLPLPARPAALRSLRRLPPAAPAPPGRPAPPALLRLPRVAAPLCRSFSELPPLTLADIKDRVLYVLKLYDKIDPEKLTAESHFMKDLGLDSLDQVEIIMAMEDEFGFEIPDGDAEKLMRPQEIVDYIADKKDIYE from the exons ATGGCGGCCCGTGTCCTCTCGTCCTGCGCCCGCCGCCTGCtgccgctgcccgcccgccccgccgcgctccgctccCTCCGCCGCctgccgcccgccgcccccgccccgccgggccgccccgcgccgcccgcgcTGCTCCGGCTGCCGCGTGTGGCCGCGCCGCTCTGCCGCAGCTTCTCCGAGCTGCCGCCCCTGACCTTGGCCGACATCAAGGACCGGGTGCTCTACGTGCTCAAGCTCTACGATAAAATCGACCCCGAGAAG CTCACAGCCGAGTCCCACTTCATGAAGGACCTGGGCCTGGACAGTCTGGACCAAGTGGAGATCATCATGGCCATGGAGGACGAGTTCG GATTTGAAATTCCTGACGGAGATGCAGAGAAGCTGATGCGCCCACAGGAGATTGTAGATTACATTGCAGATAAGAAGGATATTTATGAGTGA